The genomic DNA TTGCAAGAGACGCTGCGCAAACAGGCCGAAGCCGATCTGGGGATCGAGCTTCAGTTTCAGCCGGGCGGCAGCGGAGCGGTGTTATATCAAGCGTCGACGCGGCCCGAATCATTTGATCTCTACGAACAATGGTCCAACAGCATCCGCGTCCTGTGGCGTTCCAATGCGATCCAAGCGATCGACACGCAACGGATTCGACACTGGGACGAGATCAACGGTTTGACCAAAGAAGGTCGCGTGACTCCCGCGGCAAAGCTGGGCGCGGGCGATTCGCCCGAGAAACTGTTGTTTGTTCAGCCGGACGAATCGCTCGGCAGCAATGCAACAAACCGCGTCAGCTTCTTGCCCTACGTGCACAATGTCGACTCGTTTGGTTATGACAGCGCAGCGATCCCGCGCGGCAAGCCCTACGAAACCGAAAGCTGGTCGTGGCTGCTGGACGATGCGCATGCGGGGAAAGTCGCGATCGTCAACGAACCGACGATTGGGCTGTTCGATCTGGCCTTGGCTGCGCAGAGCAAAGGCTTGATTCAGTTCGACGACATCGGAAACCTGACGCGGAAAGAACTCGACGCATTGTTTTCGATACTCTTGAAGTATCGGCAGGCGGGGCATTTTCGAGGTGTTTGGAACAGCGTGCCTCAGTCGGTGAAGTTGATGTCGTCGGGCGAATCGACGATTCAAAGCATGTTCTCACCCGCGGTATTCGATCTGCGCAGCCGTGGCATCGATTGCGTCTACGCATCGCCCAAAGAAGGCTACCGAGCTTGGCACGGCGTGATGTGCATGTCGTCTAAAACGCAAGGCGATACACAAGACACGGCTTATGAATACATGAACTGGTGGCTTTCGGGCTGGCCCGGCGCGTTCATTGCCAAACAGGGTTATTACATCTCCAATCCCCAACGCTCGCGTCCTCACTTGAGTCAGCCGGAATGGGATTATTGGTATTTGGGAAAACGTGCGTCGGAAGACTTGCAGGGGACCAGCGGTACAACTGTGGTTCGCGAGGGACAGGTCCGCGACGGTGGATCGTATGAACGACGATTCAGCAACATCGTGGTTTGGAATACCGTGATGCCGACCTACGAATACAGCCTCCAACGATGGAACGAGTTCCTGTCAGGCTAAAGATCATGAAGATGCTTCAACGTACAGGAACGCTCCGAACACAGATCTACACCAGCTGTTGTGTGCTGGTGGCGCTTTGTGTTTTAAACATGGGAATCGGTTGGTGGGGGCAATATCGACTGCTTCAGAACTTTGATTCGTACGAGCAGACAGAGCGTACAGCCGCTGCCGTGCTAAAGATCGATCGCAACGTCCAGGAGCTCAAATCTCGCTCGGAAAACTATCTGCACACCGGATCGGAATCTCAGCACCAGACCGCGGTCCAATTTCAGCTGGATCTGCTCCATCAGATCGACTCGGTGATGCAAGAAGCAAACAGTGAAGACCTGCGGACGATTCTTGCCGAGATGCGGACGCATGTTCAAACGCTGCAAGAGCAGTTGCGGTTGGCAGCGGAGGAACGCGATCTGCGCAAGAGCTTGGTTCAGGAGCAGTTGCCGTTGATCGGAGACCAGGTCCAAGCGGCGGTGCGACGTTTCCAGGCGACACTCGGCGAGAACGCTGCGGATGCGTCTCACGATCAATTGCTCAACGCGATCCAAGCGTTTTCGTTTGCGCGGATGAACCTGTTGCAATACTTTAACAACCCGCGATCCGAAGACTTCGACCGGATGGTGCAGAGTCTTAAGGAAGCCGAGCATTTGACGGCGAGCATCGTGAGCTCTTCCACCTCGCCTGAATTCACCCTAGCGCAAGCCGATTTGCTAGCGAAGCTTGCTCAGTTCCGCCAAATCGGATCGCACGCCGTCCACGCGACCCGCAGCTATCTGTACTACTCAAATGTTGTGATGGCCGGTGAGATCTCCGAATTCGTCTATTACTCCAATCGCCTGAAGTCTTTTGTTGTCGACCAGCAAAAACTCAACCGCCAATCGCGACGTGCCTCCGCGCAGCAAACGCGGAACCTGGGATTTGCCGCTTCCTCGATAGCGATTTTGTTGGCGATTTGCCTAGCCGCTCGTTTGTCATATTCGATTGTTTCGCCGATCGCACAGATTACCGAAACCTTCCGGCAACTCTCCGGCGGAGCAACGATCGATGCGATCCCGGCGACGCATCGCCACGACGAGATTGGGCGGATGGCTCAAGCGGCAACGATCTTCAATGAGAAGAACCGCGAGACGCGCAGACTGCTGCAACACTCGCGCGAACTGTCGGCTGAACTGGCGATTAAAGCCCAAGCGTTGGAGGAATCGAACCAGGAGTTGGATAACTTTGCCTACGTTGCGTCGCATGATCTGAAGTCGCCGTTGCGAGGGCTCAACGCGCTGGCAACTTGGGTCCAGGAAGATTGCGACAGTTTATTGCCCGCCGGCTCGCGGAAGCACTTGCAACAGATGCAAGATCGCGTCGCAAGAATGGAAGCATTGCTGGACGATCTACTGGAATACTCGCGAGCGGGAAGATCGGAGGTGTCGATCGAAAATGTGAACGTCGGCGAACTTTTGGACTCGGTGCTGCAGATCGTCGACAATCCGGGCGAAGTACAAATTCGGGTGCAGGGCAACCTGCCTGAACTCCCCACCTACCGCGCTCCACTGCAGCAGATATTCCTCAACCTGATCACAAATGCTGTGAAATACAACGACAAAGGGACCGAAGGCGTCGTTGAAATCGAATGCCACGAAATCGATCAGGCGTATCGGTTTACGATTTCAGACAATGGAATCGGTATCGATCCGAAGTTTCACGAGCGGATATTCCGCATGTATCAGCGAGTTGCTGTGAAAAAAGCGGACGGCAGCGGGATGGGGCTGGCGATTGTCAAGAAGCAAGTCGAGACGTATGGTGGAGAGGTCAGTGTTTTTTCCTGTGCCGGTCAAGGCGCCAAGTTTACGTTCACTTGGCCCAAGGGACTCAGTTGT from Rosistilla oblonga includes the following:
- a CDS encoding ABC transporter substrate-binding protein — protein: MKVSRRQLLAASVGSVLSAGSLRAAPTIHVKKRRVLRVLGTHVTLQETLRKQAEADLGIELQFQPGGSGAVLYQASTRPESFDLYEQWSNSIRVLWRSNAIQAIDTQRIRHWDEINGLTKEGRVTPAAKLGAGDSPEKLLFVQPDESLGSNATNRVSFLPYVHNVDSFGYDSAAIPRGKPYETESWSWLLDDAHAGKVAIVNEPTIGLFDLALAAQSKGLIQFDDIGNLTRKELDALFSILLKYRQAGHFRGVWNSVPQSVKLMSSGESTIQSMFSPAVFDLRSRGIDCVYASPKEGYRAWHGVMCMSSKTQGDTQDTAYEYMNWWLSGWPGAFIAKQGYYISNPQRSRPHLSQPEWDYWYLGKRASEDLQGTSGTTVVREGQVRDGGSYERRFSNIVVWNTVMPTYEYSLQRWNEFLSG
- a CDS encoding sensor histidine kinase gives rise to the protein MLQRTGTLRTQIYTSCCVLVALCVLNMGIGWWGQYRLLQNFDSYEQTERTAAAVLKIDRNVQELKSRSENYLHTGSESQHQTAVQFQLDLLHQIDSVMQEANSEDLRTILAEMRTHVQTLQEQLRLAAEERDLRKSLVQEQLPLIGDQVQAAVRRFQATLGENAADASHDQLLNAIQAFSFARMNLLQYFNNPRSEDFDRMVQSLKEAEHLTASIVSSSTSPEFTLAQADLLAKLAQFRQIGSHAVHATRSYLYYSNVVMAGEISEFVYYSNRLKSFVVDQQKLNRQSRRASAQQTRNLGFAASSIAILLAICLAARLSYSIVSPIAQITETFRQLSGGATIDAIPATHRHDEIGRMAQAATIFNEKNRETRRLLQHSRELSAELAIKAQALEESNQELDNFAYVASHDLKSPLRGLNALATWVQEDCDSLLPAGSRKHLQQMQDRVARMEALLDDLLEYSRAGRSEVSIENVNVGELLDSVLQIVDNPGEVQIRVQGNLPELPTYRAPLQQIFLNLITNAVKYNDKGTEGVVEIECHEIDQAYRFTISDNGIGIDPKFHERIFRMYQRVAVKKADGSGMGLAIVKKQVETYGGEVSVFSCAGQGAKFTFTWPKGLSCPTAVQPRSPQLTA